The following proteins are co-located in the Candidatus Methanogranum gryphiswaldense genome:
- a CDS encoding GNAT family N-acetyltransferase, with protein sequence MKMIVTMLPLKEQGVATFKHDVQEAFQFGFETEFRKCEETILPEKDINDSLNAKGAEAYWAIADGTPCGGAVINIDADAHHGHLDLLFVNTDQQRSGIGYAIWKALEDMHPEINVWETCTPYFEKRNIHFYVNKCGFHIVEFYGPFHRDPNSPEGVGGMPAEQGDYMFKFEKNMIR encoded by the coding sequence ATGAAAATGATCGTTACGATGCTACCTTTAAAAGAACAGGGTGTAGCCACATTCAAACACGATGTGCAAGAAGCGTTCCAATTCGGCTTCGAAACGGAATTCAGAAAATGCGAAGAAACTATCCTTCCAGAGAAGGATATAAATGATTCGCTGAACGCAAAGGGAGCTGAAGCCTACTGGGCTATCGCCGACGGGACCCCATGCGGTGGAGCCGTCATAAATATCGATGCTGATGCACACCACGGCCATCTAGATTTGTTGTTTGTAAATACAGATCAACAAAGATCGGGAATCGGATACGCCATTTGGAAGGCCCTCGAAGATATGCATCCCGAGATCAATGTTTGGGAAACATGCACACCTTATTTTGAGAAAAGGAACATCCATTTCTACGTGAACAAATGCGGTTTCCACATCGTTGAATTCTACGGTCCGTTCCATCGTGACCCTAATTCTCCCGAGGGAGTTGGCGGAATGCCAGCAGAACAGGGAGATTATATGTTCAAATTCGAAAAGAATATGATTAGATGA
- the tusB gene encoding sulfurtransferase complex subunit TusB yields MTSTLFILLKSPYEYRDLNIINMLKGDRSGVILFEDATLFSVYSERRTDLLKVVDRVFVIDDDLEARGFKGKAGEGTEVIDYPHAIDLIMDGYDQTITL; encoded by the coding sequence TTGACCTCTACATTGTTCATTCTGCTAAAATCCCCCTACGAATATCGTGACCTGAACATAATCAATATGTTGAAAGGAGATAGGTCAGGAGTTATACTGTTCGAAGATGCGACGCTATTCTCAGTTTATAGCGAGAGAAGAACAGACCTTTTGAAGGTTGTCGATAGGGTCTTTGTCATCGATGACGACCTAGAGGCAAGAGGATTCAAAGGTAAGGCTGGAGAAGGAACAGAGGTCATTGACTATCCACATGCAATAGACCTGATAATGGATGGATACGATCAAACGATCACATTGTGA
- the map gene encoding type II methionyl aminopeptidase, protein MLTSEQLEKLRKAGKVAGAARELGMELVKTGGKLYDVAQEVEGYIREHGCGLAFPCNISRNEVAAHYTPCINDPTVFELGDVVKIDCGAEIDGYIGDIAGTVEVGTRKYTELIEASKLARNAVAEFVGEGTTLGDIGRVVEMVINQAGFKPIDNLNGHQIEVYKLHAGFSVPSYANGDSTILKTGHVMAVEPFATNGGGAVVDGPQGNIVRVVRERKVDDPKAQEFLEYVKGEFSTFAFCARSCDFPDAEKHVRYLLRRGILSGYTQMIEINGGIVSQHEHTFYIAGPRAEVTTLP, encoded by the coding sequence ATGCTGACAAGCGAACAATTAGAAAAACTTCGTAAAGCTGGTAAGGTGGCAGGAGCTGCTAGAGAGTTAGGAATGGAGCTTGTTAAAACAGGCGGTAAACTCTATGATGTCGCACAGGAAGTCGAGGGATACATCAGAGAGCACGGTTGCGGACTTGCGTTTCCATGTAACATAAGCAGAAATGAAGTTGCTGCTCATTACACACCATGTATCAATGATCCCACGGTTTTCGAGCTGGGGGACGTTGTTAAGATCGACTGTGGTGCTGAGATAGACGGTTATATAGGCGACATAGCAGGCACAGTGGAAGTCGGTACCAGGAAATATACCGAATTGATCGAAGCATCAAAGCTTGCTAGGAACGCAGTGGCAGAGTTTGTCGGTGAAGGTACGACACTTGGAGATATCGGACGTGTGGTCGAGATGGTGATAAATCAAGCAGGTTTCAAACCTATTGACAATCTCAACGGACACCAAATCGAGGTTTATAAACTACATGCGGGGTTTTCCGTGCCGAGTTATGCGAATGGAGATAGTACGATTTTAAAGACAGGCCATGTAATGGCCGTAGAGCCGTTTGCTACAAATGGAGGAGGCGCAGTCGTCGATGGGCCTCAAGGAAACATAGTTCGTGTGGTTAGAGAACGTAAGGTGGACGATCCTAAAGCTCAAGAATTCTTGGAATATGTGAAAGGTGAGTTCAGTACATTTGCATTCTGTGCGAGAAGCTGTGATTTTCCAGATGCTGAAAAACATGTAAGATACCTTTTACGTCGCGGTATACTTTCCGGTTATACACAAATGATAGAGATCAATGGTGGCATAGTATCTCAGCATGAACACACATTCTATATCGCAGGTCCAAGGGCAGAGGTTACAACTTTGCCTTAA
- a CDS encoding DsrE family protein, whose translation MGILTIQIRSGTMMNMDPNVALKLTRAAIDKGHKVKIFCYGEGVTLIKAGQNPKRFPNVGNMIEEFASLGVEIVICETCGYARGIQRGEEIKGTKVGSITNDFSLFVSESDRLVTISR comes from the coding sequence ATGGGAATATTAACGATACAGATAAGATCCGGTACCATGATGAATATGGACCCTAATGTAGCATTGAAATTGACCAGGGCCGCCATTGATAAAGGCCACAAGGTCAAGATATTCTGTTATGGAGAAGGAGTGACCCTCATAAAAGCTGGCCAGAATCCAAAGAGATTTCCCAATGTTGGCAACATGATCGAAGAATTCGCTTCCTTGGGGGTGGAGATCGTAATTTGTGAGACGTGCGGTTATGCGCGCGGCATCCAAAGAGGAGAAGAGATAAAAGGAACGAAGGTAGGAAGCATAACTAACGATTTCTCGCTCTTTGTCTCGGAAAGCGACCGTCTTGTAACAATATCCAGGTGA
- a CDS encoding DsrE family protein, with the protein MMADKIIVLIRKPPYGTEEAFAGARLALGGLVSGVIAKADVLLIEDGTLNAIDSQVPTAIGMPSNGDALQDIIDMGGEVFCVTEDLDQRIDGAKVLDGVKLIHRTEVRSIVDRYQIVNTF; encoded by the coding sequence ATGATGGCTGATAAAATCATTGTTTTGATAAGAAAACCACCTTATGGAACAGAGGAGGCATTCGCAGGAGCCAGGTTGGCTCTTGGTGGACTTGTGAGCGGAGTGATCGCAAAGGCAGATGTCCTTCTTATCGAAGATGGCACATTGAATGCTATAGATTCTCAGGTACCCACGGCAATAGGGATGCCATCCAACGGAGATGCACTTCAAGACATAATCGATATGGGCGGAGAGGTCTTCTGTGTAACGGAGGACCTTGATCAACGGATCGATGGCGCGAAGGTCTTAGACGGTGTCAAATTGATACATCGGACCGAAGTACGCAGTATTGTTGATAGGTATCAGATCGTCAACACTTTCTGA
- a CDS encoding TetR/AcrR family transcriptional regulator: protein MEFQRARSEKNKETRMNEIITASSEIYDEKKFNGLTFEAIAKRLNATRPLIYNYFSTKEEVVAVILSMDVAQWAKDLKKTFKSGEKYDINEIADMWAECLMRHGRMVELYSIMHTVLEKNMSSEKLDEVRTKISESKESMIKLISKLVPELDYEKSSFFFDTQMSLAVGIYPIYSSTRNITDVTKECIGTYGRSIRIILVQLKDGKDAISGS from the coding sequence ATGGAATTTCAACGTGCAAGATCTGAGAAAAATAAAGAGACGCGGATGAATGAGATCATAACTGCTAGTTCTGAGATCTATGATGAAAAGAAATTTAATGGTCTGACGTTCGAGGCAATAGCAAAGAGATTGAATGCGACAAGGCCGCTAATTTACAATTATTTTTCCACCAAAGAAGAAGTGGTAGCCGTAATATTGAGCATGGATGTTGCGCAATGGGCCAAGGATCTAAAGAAGACTTTCAAGTCTGGGGAAAAATACGATATCAATGAGATTGCAGATATGTGGGCAGAGTGTTTGATGAGGCACGGCAGAATGGTAGAATTGTACTCCATAATGCACACGGTTCTCGAGAAAAACATGTCCTCTGAGAAATTGGATGAGGTTCGGACAAAGATCTCTGAGAGTAAGGAGTCTATGATCAAGTTGATAAGCAAGCTCGTTCCGGAGCTGGACTATGAGAAGTCATCGTTCTTCTTTGATACACAGATGTCGCTTGCAGTGGGAATATACCCGATATACAGTTCTACGCGCAATATCACTGATGTTACAAAAGAGTGCATCGGAACATATGGCAGAAGCATTAGGATCATTTTAGTGCAGCTTAAAGATGGTAAGGACGCGATAAGCGGCTCGTAA
- a CDS encoding asparagine synthase — translation MSFRYSSLEDSIVNVIKKNVEGKDIGVAFSGGLDSGLVSAISKRYANSVTLYTCGTDKAYDVLMARELSEKLELPWVHARISINDIEERLKEMMVATDTTDPFTLSYELQLYCVCMTAKEDYIVTGQGADEYFMGCAKFIDQPDEDYEVLKDSAVGRLIDVSVPCERRIAAHFKKELIYPYMDDAVVSEIKKIDPEILRPTDMDSRKSVLKEIAMDLGYPFLTTRKKKSSQYGSGTTDLVRALARQRKMKYNEYIESLCDEVLSGTPSRKKTAAVYARIDPILKAEAERILQEQGSSPSEAVDMLYRKIVADYNNKD, via the coding sequence ATGTCCTTCAGATACAGCTCATTGGAAGATTCTATCGTCAACGTAATCAAGAAAAACGTCGAAGGGAAGGACATAGGTGTGGCATTCTCCGGCGGACTGGATTCGGGACTGGTGTCGGCAATATCCAAGAGATACGCCAATTCGGTAACGCTTTACACATGCGGCACCGACAAAGCGTACGATGTCCTCATGGCAAGAGAACTCTCCGAGAAACTGGAACTCCCGTGGGTGCACGCTAGGATATCAATAAACGACATCGAGGAACGCCTCAAGGAAATGATGGTCGCCACGGATACCACAGACCCATTCACCCTCTCATACGAACTACAATTGTACTGCGTGTGCATGACGGCGAAAGAGGACTATATCGTCACCGGCCAAGGCGCGGACGAATACTTCATGGGGTGCGCCAAATTCATAGACCAGCCTGATGAGGATTACGAGGTCCTGAAGGATTCTGCGGTCGGAAGGCTTATAGATGTTTCCGTCCCCTGCGAGAGAAGGATCGCGGCACATTTCAAGAAGGAATTGATCTATCCCTATATGGACGACGCTGTTGTATCCGAGATAAAGAAGATAGACCCCGAAATACTCAGACCCACGGACATGGACTCCAGGAAATCGGTATTGAAAGAGATCGCAATGGACCTCGGATATCCGTTCCTTACAACCAGGAAAAAGAAGTCGTCGCAATACGGCTCCGGTACCACAGATCTTGTACGCGCATTGGCCAGACAGAGGAAGATGAAATACAACGAGTATATCGAATCATTATGCGATGAGGTCCTATCTGGAACGCCGTCAAGGAAGAAGACCGCGGCCGTCTACGCCCGCATAGATCCGATACTGAAGGCGGAAGCAGAAAGGATCCTTCAAGAACAGGGGTCATCACCATCCGAAGCCGTGGATATGCTCTACCGCAAGATCGTAGCAGATTACAACAATAAAGACTGA
- a CDS encoding zinc ribbon domain-containing protein, which translates to MYCRRCGKVIDNNSKFCPECGEPTGTVPPYGNTCYNQNQQYNNTCTMPKKDVGVTVILALVGGLLFFNGIGQIYVGKIGRGLSIMLFGWLLGAATIISMISFDITNVNITFGTWVIFAFCELALFIWQAYDAYMLANEYNKRTCETGHPPW; encoded by the coding sequence ATGTATTGCAGAAGATGTGGAAAAGTCATAGATAACAACTCCAAATTCTGTCCTGAATGTGGAGAACCTACGGGAACGGTACCACCATACGGTAATACATGCTACAATCAGAACCAGCAGTATAACAATACGTGTACAATGCCAAAAAAGGACGTGGGTGTGACTGTCATACTCGCCCTCGTAGGAGGCCTACTATTTTTCAACGGTATCGGACAGATATATGTTGGGAAGATAGGAAGAGGTCTATCCATAATGCTATTCGGATGGCTCCTTGGAGCGGCAACTATCATATCTATGATATCTTTCGACATCACCAATGTCAATATAACTTTTGGAACCTGGGTAATATTTGCTTTTTGTGAACTCGCACTTTTTATTTGGCAGGCTTATGATGCATATATGCTCGCTAACGAATACAATAAGAGGACATGTGAAACTGGACATCCCCCGTGGTAA
- a CDS encoding FKBP-type peptidyl-prolyl cis-trans isomerase yields MMADVKKMIRMDYKAYFADTERLYDTTVEQVAKDAGIYNEKYHYAPMAYVVGSKKLFPALEKALETAEVGKEIEVAVPCEEAAGVRDPKFIEIYPIREFYKQEINPYPGLQVTLGNKSGIVMSAGAGRVKVDFNNPLAGHDLLYKITVTEIIEEQVEKAKAIIELNFGDAVGFEFAFPGDKVVVTLPEVTKFHQEWPVARFKIVSELREAFSVDTVEFIEIWSLAKK; encoded by the coding sequence ATCATGGCAGACGTTAAGAAAATGATCCGCATGGACTACAAGGCATACTTTGCCGACACAGAGAGACTCTACGACACCACCGTCGAACAGGTCGCTAAAGACGCAGGAATATACAACGAGAAATACCACTACGCCCCAATGGCATATGTGGTAGGTTCCAAGAAGCTCTTCCCCGCACTCGAGAAAGCCCTCGAGACCGCAGAGGTTGGAAAGGAGATCGAGGTCGCCGTTCCATGTGAAGAAGCAGCAGGTGTAAGGGACCCCAAATTCATCGAGATCTATCCGATCAGAGAGTTCTACAAGCAGGAGATCAACCCCTACCCAGGACTTCAGGTCACACTCGGCAACAAATCCGGAATAGTCATGTCCGCAGGTGCAGGCCGCGTAAAGGTCGATTTCAACAACCCCCTCGCAGGACACGATCTCCTCTACAAGATCACTGTCACAGAGATCATCGAGGAACAGGTCGAGAAGGCGAAGGCCATCATCGAGCTCAACTTCGGCGATGCTGTGGGATTCGAGTTTGCATTCCCCGGTGACAAGGTCGTTGTGACACTCCCCGAGGTCACAAAGTTCCACCAGGAATGGCCCGTTGCAAGGTTCAAGATCGTCTCGGAACTTCGTGAGGCATTCAGTGTCGACACAGTCGAGTTCATCGAGATCTGGTCCTTGGCAAAGAAATGA
- a CDS encoding DsrE/DsrF/DrsH-like family protein — protein MDETKKVAIVVSECSFDKGVMAMMIANTAASMGMEVHVFFTFFGLNLLKKGARPKLSGMYRLFTGTFEKKMSKVGIPKFGEQLSMAKDQGVNIYACSTSMALMGVKEENMTDGVKIIGAAGFLNIAADSDMQYFIG, from the coding sequence ATGGATGAAACAAAAAAAGTAGCAATAGTTGTGTCTGAATGCTCTTTTGATAAGGGCGTGATGGCGATGATGATAGCAAATACTGCGGCGAGTATGGGAATGGAAGTACATGTGTTCTTCACATTTTTTGGATTGAACCTATTGAAAAAAGGTGCCAGGCCCAAACTCTCTGGCATGTATCGTTTGTTCACTGGAACATTTGAGAAAAAGATGTCTAAGGTCGGGATCCCCAAATTTGGTGAACAACTGAGTATGGCCAAAGATCAGGGTGTGAACATATATGCGTGCAGTACGTCCATGGCCTTGATGGGTGTTAAAGAGGAAAATATGACCGATGGCGTAAAGATCATAGGTGCAGCCGGTTTTCTGAACATTGCTGCAGATTCGGATATGCAATACTTCATTGGATGA
- a CDS encoding GMC family oxidoreductase N-terminal domain-containing protein — protein MRSYDYIIVGAGTAGPVVASRLSEDPKTSVLLLEAGGENTNDISRTPGAFFMVWGTDYDWQYETQPQKGLNGRKIYHPRGRVVGGSSGINVGFWMRGTKEDYDSWEKQGAEGWNYEKALEIFQRIEDTNLGPSRYRGKGGMLRLEDSAYPTDFVHTMLKGFKEAGFGGIGDFSGEDAYRADIVQKYFVDNVRKTPADNYLSKEIRKRSNLTIQPNTFVRKVIFEGNIVTGVEIEHEGKVQSIKANKEVILSAGTYNTAQILKLSGVGPKKELKKHGIPLVADVPGVGENLNDHLMFTMKFLSSKSIPDSHLNPVSEESIAQWRKDHTGPSCYYPGVAAGLVSLDGTHKGPDFELIFYYTHNASGSEKEFLGVEGIADKSGYSVPVILTIPKSKGNVLLASGDPHDKPLIDPNYFGDGDDMRRFIKGVRYAMQLTKTKALSPYTELVHPSLDATDAEIESFIRNEAGTVFHPVGTARIGDLDKDPMAVVDSHLRVRGVKGLRVADASIMPQVNCGHTMGPVVYIGEMASKIIKSEIM, from the coding sequence ATGAGATCATACGATTACATAATTGTTGGAGCCGGGACAGCCGGACCGGTAGTAGCGTCCAGACTCAGTGAGGACCCGAAGACATCTGTATTATTGTTAGAGGCGGGTGGTGAGAATACAAATGACATCTCCAGGACACCAGGGGCTTTTTTCATGGTTTGGGGGACAGACTATGACTGGCAATATGAGACGCAGCCGCAGAAAGGTCTGAATGGTCGTAAGATCTATCATCCCAGAGGTCGCGTGGTTGGAGGTTCTTCCGGGATCAATGTGGGATTCTGGATGAGGGGAACCAAAGAAGACTATGATTCTTGGGAAAAACAAGGTGCCGAAGGATGGAATTATGAAAAGGCACTGGAGATCTTCCAGAGGATTGAGGATACAAACCTTGGACCAAGCCGTTACAGGGGAAAGGGAGGCATGCTTCGTTTGGAGGATTCAGCATATCCTACGGATTTCGTGCACACAATGTTGAAAGGGTTCAAAGAGGCAGGATTTGGTGGGATCGGTGATTTCTCCGGCGAGGATGCATATCGTGCTGATATCGTGCAAAAATATTTTGTTGATAATGTAAGGAAAACACCAGCGGACAATTATCTTTCCAAGGAGATCAGGAAAAGATCTAACCTTACTATTCAGCCGAACACATTTGTTCGCAAGGTCATATTCGAGGGCAACATCGTAACTGGTGTCGAGATCGAACATGAAGGGAAGGTCCAAAGCATAAAGGCCAACAAGGAGGTGATCCTCTCTGCCGGAACATACAATACTGCTCAGATCTTAAAACTGTCAGGAGTTGGTCCTAAGAAGGAATTGAAGAAACACGGCATACCATTGGTTGCGGACGTTCCTGGTGTTGGTGAGAATCTGAATGACCACTTGATGTTCACAATGAAATTCTTATCTTCTAAATCGATTCCGGATTCTCATCTTAACCCGGTTAGCGAGGAGTCCATTGCACAATGGAGGAAGGATCACACAGGTCCATCGTGTTATTATCCCGGAGTGGCTGCCGGTCTCGTATCTTTGGATGGTACCCACAAAGGGCCAGATTTCGAGTTGATATTCTATTATACGCATAATGCAAGCGGTTCGGAGAAGGAGTTCTTAGGAGTGGAAGGTATTGCCGACAAAAGCGGCTATTCTGTTCCAGTGATACTTACGATCCCGAAGAGTAAAGGGAATGTATTGCTGGCATCAGGGGATCCGCACGATAAGCCTCTGATCGATCCCAATTATTTCGGTGATGGGGATGATATGAGACGTTTTATCAAGGGCGTGCGTTATGCTATGCAGCTGACTAAGACCAAGGCTTTATCCCCCTATACTGAGCTTGTTCATCCTTCTCTCGATGCGACCGATGCGGAGATCGAGTCATTTATACGTAATGAGGCTGGCACTGTATTCCATCCAGTTGGTACCGCACGTATTGGGGACCTCGATAAGGATCCGATGGCTGTCGTGGATTCACATCTGAGGGTCCGTGGGGTCAAAGGTTTGCGTGTAGCGGATGCTTCAATAATGCCACAGGTCAATTGTGGACACACAATGGGTCCAGTCGTTTATATCGGTGAAATGGCTTCGAAGATCATCAAGTCGGAAATAATGTAA
- a CDS encoding MFS transporter has product MENSVYSKRESKMVLLATCVGSILTPLMGTMMSLALPCIGRDFGVGAHSLAMINTSFLIASVMFMVPAARFASIYGMRKMSMIGLVVVTISAILSAMSPNLEFLLIMRFILGAGSSVLAVTGVAMLSAVYPLEKRGWAIGVYMAVMLVGFTVGPSLGGAISDVMGWRVLFVLVVPISVLSFVFFMRFKKEIAPMRGENMDTKGAILWMASILMLMYGVAYITESWALILIFLGAISLAFTFYLLKGMEQPVLKVELFRISMFRRSCLAAFMNYAAASSLTFFMALYLQSIGEMTATEAGILMMLQPLVQVFFTIWAGSLSDRMRDKRILPTLGMGIVCIGSAMMIFIELDTSLAYMALILLVFGAGMALFSAPNVSAIVSSVPKKYQGEAAGMASVFRQIGMMISMGIAMICISIFMGYMGDITPSNYGDFIDSIHLTFMICLALCIIGAVISWFRGKPIKDQ; this is encoded by the coding sequence GTGGAAAACAGTGTTTATTCCAAGAGGGAATCAAAGATGGTCCTCTTGGCAACATGTGTGGGGTCCATACTTACTCCACTCATGGGAACGATGATGAGCTTGGCCTTACCATGCATTGGTAGGGACTTCGGCGTGGGTGCTCATTCCCTTGCAATGATCAACACGTCCTTTCTCATAGCATCGGTCATGTTCATGGTACCGGCCGCGCGTTTCGCAAGCATATATGGCATGAGAAAAATGTCGATGATCGGTCTTGTGGTCGTTACTATCTCCGCCATATTATCTGCTATGAGTCCCAATCTCGAATTTTTACTGATAATGCGCTTTATTTTAGGTGCTGGCTCTTCTGTGCTTGCTGTAACCGGTGTGGCGATGTTATCGGCAGTATATCCTTTGGAAAAACGTGGCTGGGCCATTGGAGTTTACATGGCCGTAATGTTAGTTGGATTCACGGTGGGCCCCAGTCTCGGCGGAGCTATATCCGATGTCATGGGATGGAGGGTCCTCTTTGTGTTGGTCGTTCCTATCTCTGTGTTATCGTTCGTGTTCTTTATGAGGTTCAAAAAGGAGATCGCTCCGATGCGCGGAGAAAATATGGATACAAAGGGCGCTATTCTTTGGATGGCCTCCATATTGATGCTCATGTATGGGGTGGCCTATATTACTGAGTCATGGGCTTTGATCCTCATATTTTTGGGAGCGATATCATTGGCGTTCACTTTTTATCTTCTGAAAGGAATGGAACAGCCAGTGCTGAAGGTTGAACTTTTTAGAATAAGTATGTTCAGGCGTTCCTGTCTAGCTGCTTTTATGAACTATGCAGCTGCATCATCACTCACATTCTTCATGGCGTTATATCTTCAAAGCATAGGTGAAATGACAGCGACAGAGGCCGGAATCCTTATGATGCTTCAGCCTCTGGTACAGGTTTTTTTCACAATATGGGCAGGTTCTCTGTCTGATCGGATGAGAGATAAGCGCATATTGCCGACGTTAGGAATGGGCATAGTATGCATAGGTTCGGCAATGATGATTTTCATAGAATTGGACACATCTTTGGCCTACATGGCTTTGATACTTTTGGTGTTCGGTGCCGGTATGGCATTGTTCTCCGCACCCAATGTCTCAGCTATTGTCTCTTCAGTGCCAAAGAAATATCAAGGCGAGGCCGCAGGCATGGCATCGGTCTTTCGTCAGATAGGGATGATGATATCGATGGGAATTGCCATGATATGCATATCCATATTCATGGGATATATGGGCGATATAACTCCTTCAAACTATGGAGATTTCATCGATTCGATACATTTGACGTTCATGATATGTCTTGCATTGTGTATAATCGGGGCTGTTATCTCATGGTTCAGAGGGAAACCTATTAAAGATCAATAA
- a CDS encoding leucine-rich repeat domain-containing protein, with translation MNMSLFNRKRTLYAILLTVLLTTTVLAVTYDKDDSSAVVADTFNDGKFYYSITSEENNEVSITDTMVSTGSISIPSSVEHYGKTYNVTSIGNNAFYGCSGLTGSLTIPDSITVIGSYAFYGCSGLTGSLTIPDSLTTLNIYAFCNCSGLTGSLTISDSLTRIGFGAFSGCSGFTGSLTIPGNVTMIDNFAFYGCSGFNGSLIISGGVKTVGFSSFENCTGFTTLTIPWSVNVIENTAFKNCIGLTSISISSNPKWTDIMSNDVFSGITFYDETGTTVLEQTASNLCRYSFSGTYEHMVRGDPIEINSINFYDEEGWPLDEPIQPDVAKGSSFIIPSYSGIKTGYVFSGWNDGTAIYAAGSTYTTGSSDVSFTIVWTATDSNDADDSNSSTDWLLYATIVIVILIVIGLAAYYFKIRKNA, from the coding sequence ATGAATATGAGTCTCTTCAATAGAAAAAGGACATTGTATGCGATTTTGCTTACTGTTCTATTAACTACCACGGTTCTCGCTGTTACATATGATAAAGATGACAGCTCAGCAGTGGTCGCTGATACGTTCAATGACGGAAAATTTTACTACAGCATAACTTCTGAGGAAAACAACGAGGTATCCATTACCGATACCATGGTGAGCACAGGCAGTATATCCATACCGTCCAGTGTAGAACATTATGGAAAGACGTACAATGTCACCTCAATTGGCAATAATGCATTCTATGGATGTTCCGGTTTGACAGGCTCATTGACCATACCTGACAGTATTACTGTCATTGGAAGTTATGCATTCTATGGATGTTCCGGTTTGACAGGTTCCCTGACGATACCCGACAGCCTTACCACCCTCAACATTTATGCATTCTGTAACTGTTCCGGTTTGACAGGTTCCCTGACGATATCCGACAGCCTTACTAGGATTGGTTTTGGTGCATTCTCTGGGTGTTCTGGTTTCACTGGTTCATTGACCATACCTGGTAACGTCACCATGATCGATAATTTTGCATTCTATGGTTGCTCTGGCTTCAATGGTTCCCTTATCATATCAGGTGGTGTGAAGACCGTCGGCTTCTCATCGTTCGAGAACTGTACAGGATTCACAACTCTTACGATACCTTGGAGCGTCAATGTGATTGAAAATACCGCATTCAAGAACTGCATCGGTCTAACATCCATATCCATAAGTTCCAATCCCAAATGGACCGATATAATGAGTAATGATGTGTTCTCCGGTATAACATTCTACGATGAGACCGGCACGACCGTTCTGGAACAAACGGCAAGCAATCTTTGCCGCTATTCCTTTTCCGGTACATATGAGCATATGGTAAGGGGCGATCCGATCGAAATAAATTCCATCAATTTCTATGATGAGGAAGGTTGGCCACTGGACGAACCGATCCAACCTGACGTGGCCAAAGGAAGCTCTTTCATCATCCCTTCATACTCAGGGATCAAGACTGGATATGTTTTCAGCGGATGGAATGACGGAACAGCCATCTATGCAGCAGGGTCCACATATACGACAGGTTCGTCCGATGTTTCTTTTACAATCGTATGGACCGCTACAGATAGTAACGATGCCGATGATTCCAATTCTTCTACCGATTGGTTATTGTATGCTACAATTGTCATCGTTATTCTGATTGTAATAGGTCTTGCCGCATATTACTTCAAAATCCGGAAGAATGCATGA